A section of the Aminiphilus circumscriptus DSM 16581 genome encodes:
- a CDS encoding HD-GYP domain-containing protein, translating into MKKPRAYIRTVPVEQIFDHPEATLASDLVVAGAVLLSWGTRVEEIGATEKQRQSILRKLENAGIREVNLKFGAEEMDTEEITAIMQSLDATVHMVDFETNERILRGLAGTFDAPPEEGKPFSGEGLFAVADMIEAELARTSQVLMSLNEPRNHEEYLHVHSFNVSLLAGYLARRVQSLDAASAPFPEGFVRAAIVAGLCFDLGKLLIPKDVLGSPRKLTPEEFSLVRHHSLHSEELARKAGITDPLVLAAIRSHHEQFDGKGYPDGLSGKQIPLLASIVHVADAFDALTTNRIYKSAVSVKEALNVILYYSGEHFDPDVCRCFISGIGFYPPGSVVRLSDERIATVVSASEGNMLQPKVCVTDEKGARVPLDLSGSKIYIKECLQIERKKVYSPALEAYGEIFRQL; encoded by the coding sequence ATGAAGAAACCGAGAGCCTACATTCGTACCGTACCTGTCGAGCAGATCTTCGACCATCCCGAGGCAACCCTGGCCAGTGATCTTGTTGTTGCAGGGGCTGTGCTGCTCTCCTGGGGAACTCGCGTGGAGGAGATCGGCGCCACGGAAAAACAGCGCCAGAGCATCCTCCGCAAGCTGGAGAATGCGGGAATCCGCGAAGTAAACCTCAAGTTCGGCGCGGAGGAGATGGATACCGAGGAAATCACCGCGATCATGCAGTCCCTGGATGCCACCGTGCATATGGTGGACTTCGAGACTAACGAGCGCATTTTGCGAGGGCTCGCCGGCACCTTCGACGCCCCGCCCGAGGAGGGAAAGCCCTTTTCGGGGGAGGGGCTCTTCGCCGTGGCGGACATGATCGAGGCGGAACTCGCCCGGACGTCCCAGGTGCTCATGTCCCTCAATGAGCCCAGGAACCATGAGGAATATCTCCATGTGCACTCCTTCAACGTGTCCCTTCTCGCGGGTTACCTGGCGAGGCGCGTCCAGTCCCTGGACGCAGCCTCCGCTCCCTTTCCCGAGGGGTTCGTTCGGGCCGCCATCGTGGCGGGCCTCTGCTTCGACCTGGGAAAACTTCTGATCCCGAAGGATGTCCTCGGTTCCCCCCGGAAGCTCACCCCCGAGGAATTCTCCCTGGTGCGACACCACTCGCTGCACAGCGAGGAACTCGCCCGAAAGGCGGGCATCACGGATCCCCTCGTTCTCGCCGCGATCCGGAGCCACCACGAACAGTTCGACGGCAAGGGCTACCCCGACGGCCTGTCGGGAAAGCAGATTCCCCTTCTCGCGAGCATCGTCCACGTGGCGGACGCCTTCGACGCCCTTACCACGAACCGGATCTACAAGAGCGCCGTCTCCGTGAAGGAGGCCCTGAACGTCATCCTCTACTACAGTGGAGAACATTTCGATCCCGACGTGTGCCGCTGTTTCATCTCCGGTATCGGCTTCTATCCCCCGGGGAGCGTGGTGCGCCTCTCGGACGAGCGGATCGCCACGGTGGTGTCCGCCTCGGAGGGCAACATGCTCCAGCCCAAGGTGTGCGTGACCGACGAAAAGGGTGCGCGGGTTCCCCTGGATCTGTCGGGGAGCAAGATTTATATCAAGGAATGTCTTCAGATCGAGCGGAAGAAAGTTTACTCTCCCGCTTTGGAAGCCTATGGAGAGATCTTCCGCCAGCTCTGA